A region of the Salvelinus sp. IW2-2015 unplaced genomic scaffold, ASM291031v2 Un_scaffold1139, whole genome shotgun sequence genome:
AGTTTGGATTAAGGCCAGGACTTTTACGACTCACAATATCAATATGATCCTAACATTTTATATGGTCATTCTGATTGTGCAATTGGGACCAGTCATCTCATAGAGACTGGAAATGAAACTCCAGCTCCCTACATTATACTACCGTTCACTTACTAAACAGCTCAGGATAGACGGGACAGAAGCCTGATTCATAATCGTGACCTCTGACAGTTTAATTGAGAACGTCTTTGTTGCTGTGAATGGAAAGTAGGTCTGACTTTACAGTTCATAGTTAGGGCCTTGTCCTTCAAATAATAcatacataaatcaaatcaaatgtatttatatagcccttcgtacatcagctgatatatcaaagtgctgtacagaaacccagcctaaaaccccaaacagcaagcaatgcaggtgtagaagcacagtggctaggaaaaactccctagaaaggccaaaacctaggaagaaacctagagaggaaccaggctatgaggggtggccagtcctcttctggctgtgccgggtggagattataacagaacatggccaagatgttcaaatgttcataaattaccagcacggtcaaataataataatcacagtagttgtacgtacatacatacatacatacatacatacatacatacatacatacatacatacatacatacatacatacatacatacatacatacatctgaAGAGCCAGGTAGTGCTGGCACTCACAACCATAAATCGTGTACAAGGAGGgatgactgcagagagagagagaaagggagaggaggtatTTCTATGTGTGGGGTGACGGTCAGGATTAATAAATCATAGCGAGGCAGGATGACGTATGGCCACGGCGTTGGGTGTTCCGGCAAAGTCCGCGAGACAGGACACCACTCATTTCCCAATGTgtgggtctctctgtctctcaatgtgCTTTATCGGCATGGCGTAACAATGTACattattgccaaagcttactttggatatttacaatattaaactAATAATAATCAacattgtcaacgggacaacagtaacaaccaaCGGTCAAAATAACCAGAcattgaacaaaaacaataagcatagaggacatgtgcaggttggttggtctgtcagacactgtccctcatcttgtggcaggcagcaatgtagtgcgctgccaacccacagctctctgcgtcctcccccaacaggacgggtagcctactctcatctgAGAGGTCTttaccttgaataagggtttcaattttggggaaatgacactctctaattgttttatatttttgacattttgtcaggaaatgcagctccgtctcaggttctgctgttgtgcagtggttgcacagcctttcctctacagggagccaggttttcctgtgtctacccttcccaatggcaaggctgtgctcactgagccggtactttgtcaaggtttttctaaggttttgatcagtaaccatggtcaaatagttagccacggtgtactgttgatttagggccagatagcactgcattttgctttgtgtttgtgcttcccaataagcaatgtagttttattttgactgttgtaatttggtttatcctgattgattggatgttctggtcctgaggcttcggtgtgttagtagaacaggtttgtgaactcagccccaggaccagctggatgaggggactcttttcatTGCTcggctcttggcattgcagggcttggtaatgatatgagagggtggcactattctaaaatggaattgatattttttgagtttttattattagtggatattggcctaattctgccctgcatgcattgtttgtagttttcctctggacgtgtaggagaatcttacagaactctgcatgcagggtttcaatggggtgtttgtcccattttggtgTAATCTTGTTTTgtctcgctgccataaagtgcaattggttcaattagttttagccaaatatatttttaaacctaagtaattgtagtgtgtacactactctatatattttgtaccaattgagaactttggtctaattccctgagatctggatcttctctggaaaatcattattttagtatttttggggttaactgccagggcccaggtctctctctctgtcacgcgCTTGCTTTCTCTGtcgctcattctctctcactttctctctctctctctctgtcgctgtttctctctctctggatgcgGTAGTTAACTTCCTGTCCTCGACTTGCTGCAgtgctctcgctctcttccccctctctctcgctctcttccccctctcgctctcatcattAATCCACACTCAGCCCTGTTATTGTGCtagctccatccctctcctccaccatccCTCTGTCTACATGTTTTCTCTGTGGGTTCTCCTGTTCTCCTCAGTTTTATCTTCCACTCTGAATACCTCCTTTATCActttcccctccttctcttcaGCTGACGAAGTGTCTTGCGACAAACTAACCTATTTTTTTCAAgtcgctctcttccctctcttccctctatctatgcgtctctctcttccctctcttccctctcttccatctatctatgcatctctctctccctcatcctctcttccctctctagcCCTCTAtctatgcatctctctctccctcgtcctctcttccctctctagcCCTCTATCTATGCATCgctctctccctcgtcctctcttCCCTCATCTAGCCCTCTATCTGCTGTCTTCTTGCCCTCTATCTACTCGCTTCACTTCGTCCTtcttcctctctaccctctcatcGCTTTCTCTCCTACGTCTTCCCTCTCGCCCCTATcgagctctctctctcgtactaTCGATTTCCTCTAGCCCTCTCACTAGatctcctcgtcctctcttccctctctagcCCTCTAtctatgcatctctctctctctccctcgtcctcttcttccctctcttagCCCTCTAGTCTACtgcatcgtctctctctctccctcgtcctctcttcctctctagccTCTAtctatgcatctctctctctctccctcgtcctcctctcACTTTCCCCTTCATCAGCCAAAGCTTCCAGGACAATTTCCAAATGGCTAAGGTAATGGAGACAAATAAAAGTGTGGTGCCCTGATTCCCGCAGGCGCAAACAGCCACGGCAATGCGTCTCTGACACCACTTGAAGTCCTTACACCTCTCTACACCAGGAGAACAACATTGGGTTAATGATGGACAGTCCTCTCTACACCAGGAGAACACACATTGGGTTAGTGATGGACAGTCAGTCTCTCTACACCAGGAAACACACATTGGGTTAATGATGGACAGTCCTCTCTACACCAGGAGAACACACATTGGGTTAATGATGGACAGTCCTCTCTACACCAGGAGAAACCACATGGGTTAATGATGGACAGTCCTCTCTACACCAGGAGAACACACATTGGGTTAGTGATGGACAGTCCTCTCTACACCAGGAGAACACACATTGGGTTAGTGATGGACAGTCTTCTACCAGGGAACACACATCTGGTTAGTGATGCAGTTCAGTCCTCTCACACCAGGAGACACCACATTGGGTTAATGATGGACAGTCCTCTCTACACCCGGAGAACACACATTGGAGGTGATGGACAGTCCTCTCTTACACCAGGAGAACACACATTGGGGTTAGTGATGGACAGTCTCTCTAGGCAGAAACAACTTTGGGTTAATGATCACAGCTCCAGAGAACACACATGGGTTAATGATGACAGCCTCTCTCACACCCAGGAGAACACACATTGGGTTATGATGGACAGTCCTCTCTACCAGGAGAACACACATTGGGGTTGGATGGGACAGTCCTCTCACACCCAGGAGAACACACATGAGGGTTAGTGATGGACAGCCTCTCTACACAGGAGAACACACATTGGGTTAAGTGATGGACAGTCCTCTCTACACGCAGGAGAACACACATTTGGGTTAGTGATGGACAGTCCGCTCTACCCAGGAGAACACACATTGGGTTAGTGATGGACAGTCCTCTCTACaccaggagaacacacacactcctctactTTACAAATACACTGAggttacaaaacattatgaacacctgctctttccatgacatattgtagactgaccaggtgaaagctatgatcccttattgatgttaaatccTAATGGTTGGTataattagtgtgtgtgtatatatagcggAGCCGGCCGAAACGGTACAGTACTTTGAGTTTTGGACATTTAGTGTCAAAGGGGAGGTCATCAGGTGATGAAGAGCAGAAGTCTGGACAGGGTTTATGTTTTTTGGTCACTGCTCAACACTGAATCTCATATTTCCCACAAATAAAATGATTTGGACTAGACTTGTATTAGTGGAATCAGATGTGTTTACTACTGGGCTGTAGCTAAAACCTGCACACCATGTATCTTCCAGGCCCAGGGTTCACCATCATGTCTACTAGAGTGTCTTCTACTGTCTgaggttaagaacacattttaaaaaattaaaatgtgttGATTTGCGTATGTCGCAAGCCCAGAGTTACTACTTGGTGGAAGCGGTCATTAGAGTTGGGAATAATAGCCTGCCGACTTTGCACAACtctcagcaaaatgtgaagactgctaGGGATGTGAAGACTGTGCTAGTGTCTGTATCACCATTctgctcctccttttcctccacaGCCCACCGCTGACTCCCACCCTCCCAGTGACCCCTATCTCACCTCGTGTCCCGGCGGGACTTGCCAAACACACCTGCGACCACCTGCACACCATCGGCGGCATGGGGGGCCTCAGGAGCGTCTGCAACCGCTGCAATCACAAGAAGTGGCCCCTGATGAGGCGTGTGTCCGCCAAGAGGATAGCAGACAGGAGGAGCCACGGAGAGGTCACTGTGTTGGCCGTGGGGAGGTGAGAGCGATAATAAGTGGTTTCCATGtaatttgataccattccgctccaaCCAtcaccatgagcccgtcctccccaattaaggttccaccaacctcctgtggtctatCGATAAGTCTGTCTGTGAGagaggtgtgcgtgtgcgtttctTCTCTCTCAGAGAGCAAGACATTTGCCCAGTTGAAGTGAATCAAGCCCTGTCTGCCTCCGGTCCTGCAGAGGAGCTGATCTGAATGCAGAGGAACCTGGCCCTTTTTTCATTAGCTCATCCAGATAAATGGAAGTGTACGTCCGGGGCCACGCTGAGCAGGGAGGGAAGAGCCATTAGCTGATATTAATTGAATCTGTGTAGTGCCGTGCCAGAGGGATGTCTTGTGATGGGCTCCTCAGTGAGAATCATAACAGAGGCCCTGGCCCAAGAGGTCCTATAGCTCCGATAACAACACACTATActgtattttttataatataccGGTACTGATGCACGGACCGGGTTTGGGCTTTTACACTTACATGTTGATTCCCATGGTGTTATGATCTATCCCTGCCAGGTTACATGTTGATTCCCATGGTGTTATGATCTATCCCTGCCAGGTTTTAATGTGATTCCCATGGGTGTATGATGCTAATTACCTGCCAAGTCTACATGTTGATTCCCATGGATGTTATTAAATCCTATACCCTGGCCAGCGTTACATGTTGATTCCCATGGTGTTATGATCTATCCCTGCCAGGTTCCAGGTTACATGTTGATTCCCATGGTGTTATGGACTATCCCTGCCAGGTTCCGGGTTGCATGTTGATTCCCATGGTGTTATGATCTATCCCTGCCAGGTTCCGGGTTACAAAGTGTGACAAGGAGAGGCCCGTCAGAGAAAGGCGGACCATGCTCAGCACAGACTCCAATGGGAGCGCGCCCACGGAGAAGGAAGCCTTTGAGAGCAGGACCATCTCCGAGTCACATCAGGTCTGTCTGAGGGTGACATTCGATCAGATTATATTACACCATGACACAAaggttttcattcaatagggtctGTCTATAGTGACATGGACCAAACTCCCAGGCATTTGTATGTATTTGAATAGTCTGTATTTGAGGCATTTTTCATTGTAACttcccgcacattgactaggtaccggtatcccctgtatatagcctcgctattgttaccttttaaaaaatatttttcactttagtttatttggtaaatattttcttaaccaacagtgcagttcaagaagagttaaggggcttgtaaataagcttttcacggtaaggtgctacacctgttgtattcgatgcatgtgacaaagtttgatttgaaaatgtaatttactcaagtgtgattcttttttcccccctcccctTTCCGTTAGGAGCAGAACGATGAAGGGGCTGATCCAAAGTGACAGAAACCAAGGTGACTTTCTATTGGTCTCCAAAGTTCTATCCAAGCTGTGTATCTTGGCCTCCTTAAGTAACATGTTCCAAACTCCTTTTTGATGAAACGTCCTCATTTCCTCTACAGAGCAGCGCATGGCTTCCTGAAGAGAGCCGAGGGGGGAAATATGATCATTTGCAACACTTTTTAAACCCAGAATCAGACCGTAGAGAAGCATCAGTGCGAGAAGAGCAGCAGAGGTAATCCAGGGGTAAGTCCCTCCCTATCTGTGCCCCTCCTCCTTTGATGGTCAGACGAGAGAAGACAGCGGTGTTGATGGTGAATTAGAGGATGAAGATAAGACAGGAGGTTACTCTCTCTTATCAAACTGGCCCTCTGTCTCGGGCAAGGTAGCGGAAAAGGGTGTGAAGTATGGCATGTTTGAAAGAGCCATTGTGCAGTTCATCAGACAGTGAGTCACTGGTAGTGCCCCCACACCCTCTCGTCACCAAAGATGTGGAAACCACCACCAACGTTaatggtcaaaaaaaaaaaatctcccacGATTCCGCTGCCAAGGAGGAAAACCACAAACGCTCACCTGACGAGGAAGTTGAGATTGCATTGGGGGTTGTGTGAGCCAAGAGCCAATAAACGGTGCACTGTGTTGGAGCCAAATACACATCTGCTAAAGGTACAATCTCTACCTAGCCTTCACGtccacctctgacccactgggcaaAGACGGGTTGAATCgaagttgtttccacgtcatttaaaCCCCCAGAATctatgatgatgttgaatcaacgtggaaaactaattggatttgcaaaaagtcatcaacttaaGGGAATTTATAATTCCAGTGACATAgtgatttatttgtatatatatatatttttttttacgttagttgacaactcaaccaaaaataaatcaacactagacgttgaactgaccgcttccaattggctcattcccccctcctctcccctgtaactattccccaggtcgttgctgtaaatgaggtGTTCTCAGGACTGTCTAGTCCCCCCCCTCCTTCTAGAACTCCAATGGAGTACATTAACTAGGTTTATACAGCGAGGACAAGTTTCCTCATCACCTTTTTTTAAAAATTCATTAATCTTTTGGTTGTCACGGTGACGTATGGAACCGCTTCTGATTCCACCCCAATGAAACTACCTATTTGAATTGGCCATTGACTCATCTCTTTGCCAATGTTA
Encoded here:
- the rell1 gene encoding RELT-like protein 1; translated protein: MANSTGNSVVPPGQTAGGGSRAGDDHVNPEYIAFVLVPVFFLLGLLGVLVCHVLKRKGYRCTTEAEDEEAARVAEAEKKELEMCTELNDTYSEDNDDTVGKIVHYIMKNEANSDALQAMVPENSIDSEGPPLTPTLPVTPISPRVPAGLAKHTCDHLHTIGGMGGLRSVCNRCNHKKWPLMRRVSAKRIADRRSHGEVTVLAVGRFRVTKCDKERPVRERRTMLSTDSNGSAPTEKEAFESRTISESHQEQNDEGADPK